The following coding sequences are from one Myxococcota bacterium window:
- a CDS encoding DUF4336 domain-containing protein, which produces MDEPRIRELHRDLIAIDHRFAMPGGVELGTRCVLVRLTGGGVLVHAPGPLSDPVRRQIDSLGPVRALVAPNLLHHLFLADNLAAWPQAPVYAAPGLREKLGNVRVDEVLGDAAPALWAADLEQIATRGAPRLNEVVFLHRASRTLLCLDLCFNVRASGNPLTRWLMRVNGAYGRFGPSRIFRLAIMRDASAMRASIDRILAWDFDRVSVAHGEILERGGHEALRAGFAWLRP; this is translated from the coding sequence ATGGACGAGCCGCGCATCCGCGAGCTGCACCGCGACCTGATCGCGATCGACCACCGCTTCGCCATGCCCGGCGGGGTCGAGCTCGGGACCCGCTGCGTGCTGGTGCGACTCACCGGCGGCGGCGTCCTCGTCCACGCCCCCGGCCCGCTGTCCGATCCGGTGCGGCGCCAGATCGACTCACTGGGTCCGGTGCGCGCGCTGGTGGCGCCGAACCTGCTGCACCACCTGTTCCTGGCCGACAACCTGGCCGCCTGGCCGCAGGCGCCCGTGTACGCCGCCCCGGGGCTGCGCGAGAAGCTCGGCAACGTGCGCGTCGACGAGGTGCTCGGCGACGCGGCGCCCGCGCTCTGGGCGGCCGACCTGGAACAGATCGCCACGCGCGGAGCGCCGCGCTTGAACGAGGTCGTGTTCCTGCACCGCGCGAGCCGGACGCTCCTGTGTCTCGACCTGTGCTTCAACGTGCGCGCGTCCGGGAATCCCCTGACGCGCTGGCTCATGCGCGTGAACGGGGCCTACGGGCGCTTCGGCCCCTCGCGCATCTTCCGCCTGGCCATCATGAGAGACGCGAGCGCGATGCGCGCATCGATCGACCGCATCCTGGCCTGGGACTTCGACCGCGTGAGCGTGGCGCACGGCGAGATCCTCGAGCGCGGCGGCCACGAGGCGCTGCGCGCGGGCTTCGCGTGGCTCCGGCCCTGA